A region from the Brachionichthys hirsutus isolate HB-005 unplaced genomic scaffold, CSIRO-AGI_Bhir_v1 contig_1307, whole genome shotgun sequence genome encodes:
- the LOC137917433 gene encoding insulinoma-associated protein 2-like, which translates to MPRGFLVKRNRRCSASYRARINKAVPCVGARSNSGSSEALPAFGDAWNPHVELPGTEAHVLTPGGGFSFFSPPPPPPPPRDVTFTRLPEQPFLPARCPTSPPVPDLPELPFLVDSSSHRHAARTPAFLEPEQPPSSGRNHKPSTGNPKRTKVRRVSSEDEFMTSPVLGLRIKKESPELRGRRGSSSGPLGGFTCQLCKEDYPDPVSLAQHKCSRIVRVEYRCPECDKVFSCPANLASHRRWHKPRPLNSHGGDAST; encoded by the coding sequence ATGCCGCGCGGATTCCTGGTGAAGAGAAACCGGCGATGTTCGGCGTCGTATCGGGCGCGAATCAACAAAGCCGTCCCGTGCGTGGGCGCACGGAGCAACAGCGGGAGCTCCGAGGCGCTGCCCGCGTTCGGGGACGCGTGGAACCCGCACGTGGAGTTACCGGGGACCGAGGCGCACGTTTTAACTCCCGGTGGCggtttctccttcttctcccctcctcctcctcctcctcctccacgcgaCGTGACATTTACGAGACTTCCAGAGCAGCCGTTCCTCCCCGCCAGGTGCCCGACGTCACCCCCGGTGCCAGACTTACCGGAGCTTCCGTTCCTCGTCGACTCCTCCTCGCACCGCCACGCAGCGAGGACCCCCGCGTTCCTGGAACCCGAGCAACCGCCGAGCAGCGGCCGGAACCACAAACCGTCCACCGGAAACCCGAAGAGAACCAAAGTCCGGAGAGTCAGCTCCGAGGACGAGTTCATGACTTCTCCGGTTCTGGGTCTCCGGATCAAAAAGGAGAGTCCCGAGCTGCGGGGGCGGCGGGGGAGCTCGTCCGGTCCGCTGGGGGGGTTCACCTGCCAGCTCTGTAAAGAGGACTACCCCGACCCGGTCTCCCTGGCGCAGCACAAGTGTTCCCGCATCGTGCGCGTGGAGTACCGGTGCCCCGAGTGCGACAAAGTCTTCAGCTGTCCCGCCAACTTGGCCTCCCATCGCCGCTGGCACAAACCCCGCCCGCTGAACAGCCACGGGGGGGACGCGTCCa